Proteins encoded by one window of Kribbella italica:
- a CDS encoding family 43 glycosylhydrolase has protein sequence MRGRRILAALAGAAVLSAAALPASAGGGGGDDRVRSTPYVQVDRVVAAGKFVKVYDPSVGENEQWYYNDHTLVQDHKTGTWHVYAITHAEPANPLDEKSFGHATAPTPNGPWTKQAPALFADPAAGESHIWAPYVMYDAGTYYMFYAGGTDDHTAYKMQLATSKDLVNWTRDSAANPLFTDGFDGRDPMVHRVGNQWVMYYTANSTPAGGNHIVAYRTSPDLRHWSERKTAFQHPATGTFGGPTESPFVVQRGSDWYLFVCCDGGYESTKVYKSKDPLKFTVDQLVGTIAAHAAEVVQDGRKWWVTGAGWGKGGLFVAPLDFDALQVTKGRVVSTKYYRADVQSAPRAALKSLGVDPSGRGKYQAALDSSSRSTAPYLAVGNFGATDTAGPAARVEARRDRLTLKGITFNDEPVTADWSFSFGPKTFDTQLRWNVRGTTTAPVWEVALNVDSALADQGDPGGFGRNGDVAGLPAWSMATGAGLSVVAAYKAGSAWSTDNHWYDPPNGAVAWQPLWQPGGRALPPGTYEGGTFRFGFSAKEKDVQYADQLAAGLK, from the coding sequence ATGCGCGGGCGAAGGATCCTGGCGGCGCTGGCGGGAGCTGCCGTTCTGAGCGCGGCAGCCCTGCCGGCGTCGGCCGGAGGGGGCGGAGGTGACGACCGGGTGCGCAGTACGCCGTACGTGCAGGTGGACCGGGTCGTTGCGGCAGGCAAGTTCGTCAAGGTGTACGACCCGAGCGTGGGCGAGAACGAGCAGTGGTACTACAACGACCATACGCTGGTCCAGGACCATAAGACCGGGACCTGGCACGTCTACGCGATCACGCACGCGGAGCCGGCCAACCCGCTGGACGAGAAGAGCTTCGGGCACGCGACGGCACCGACCCCGAACGGGCCGTGGACGAAGCAGGCGCCGGCGCTGTTCGCGGACCCGGCGGCGGGGGAGAGCCACATCTGGGCGCCGTACGTGATGTACGACGCGGGGACCTACTACATGTTCTACGCGGGTGGGACCGACGACCACACGGCGTACAAGATGCAGCTGGCGACGTCCAAGGATCTGGTGAACTGGACGCGGGACTCGGCGGCGAACCCGTTGTTCACCGACGGGTTCGACGGGCGGGACCCGATGGTGCACCGGGTCGGGAACCAGTGGGTCATGTACTACACGGCCAACTCGACGCCTGCCGGTGGGAACCACATCGTGGCGTACCGGACGAGCCCGGACCTGCGGCACTGGAGCGAGCGGAAGACGGCGTTCCAGCACCCGGCGACCGGGACGTTCGGTGGGCCGACGGAGTCGCCGTTCGTGGTGCAGCGTGGGTCGGACTGGTACCTCTTCGTGTGCTGTGACGGTGGGTACGAGTCGACAAAGGTCTACAAGAGCAAGGATCCGCTGAAGTTCACCGTCGACCAGCTGGTCGGGACGATCGCGGCGCACGCGGCCGAGGTCGTGCAGGACGGGCGCAAGTGGTGGGTCACGGGCGCCGGGTGGGGCAAGGGCGGGTTGTTCGTCGCTCCGCTGGACTTCGACGCGCTGCAGGTGACGAAGGGGCGGGTGGTGTCGACCAAGTACTACCGGGCCGATGTCCAGAGCGCGCCTCGTGCCGCGCTGAAGTCGCTGGGGGTCGATCCGTCCGGGCGTGGGAAGTACCAGGCCGCGCTGGACTCGTCGTCGCGGTCGACCGCGCCGTACCTGGCGGTCGGGAACTTCGGGGCGACGGACACGGCCGGGCCGGCCGCGCGGGTCGAGGCTCGGCGGGATCGGTTGACGTTGAAGGGGATCACCTTCAACGACGAGCCGGTGACGGCGGACTGGTCGTTCTCGTTCGGTCCGAAGACGTTCGACACGCAGCTGCGGTGGAACGTCCGCGGTACGACGACCGCGCCGGTCTGGGAGGTCGCGCTGAACGTCGACTCGGCGCTGGCCGATCAGGGTGATCCCGGCGGCTTCGGCCGCAACGGCGATGTCGCCGGCCTTCCGGCGTGGTCGATGGCGACGGGTGCGGGGCTGAGCGTCGTCGCGGCGTACAAGGCGGGCTCGGCGTGGTCGACCGACAACCACTGGTACGACCCGCCGAACGGTGCTGTCGCGTGGCAACCGCTGTGGCAACCGGGCGGGCGAGCGCTTCCGCCCGGGACCTACGAGGGCGGCACCTTCCGCTTCGGCTTCTCGGCCAAGGAGAAGGACGTCCAGTACGCCGACCAACTGGCCGCCGGTCTGAAGTGA
- a CDS encoding isochorismatase family protein, which yields MTSFSLEPRRTALVLIDLMPRIIALETGPLAGAEVLERCVALAQATRSVGGLVVHVRVERPGVGVQPEGSGLAPELDPQPGDLEIVKQTVGAFAHTGLDEALRARDIDTIALAGIATNFGVESTGRVADDLGYATVYLTDAMTGLDATAHDFAVSYVFPRFGTATTGAEYVAALSPPVA from the coding sequence ATGACTTCGTTCAGCTTGGAGCCTCGGCGGACCGCGCTTGTCCTGATCGATCTGATGCCTCGGATCATTGCCTTGGAGACCGGGCCGTTGGCCGGGGCCGAAGTGCTCGAACGGTGTGTCGCTCTGGCGCAGGCGACGCGGTCCGTGGGTGGGCTGGTGGTGCACGTCCGGGTCGAGCGGCCGGGCGTCGGCGTCCAGCCCGAGGGCAGCGGGCTGGCGCCTGAGCTGGATCCGCAGCCGGGTGATCTGGAGATCGTCAAGCAGACCGTCGGCGCGTTCGCGCACACCGGGCTCGACGAGGCGCTGCGGGCCAGGGACATCGACACGATCGCCCTGGCGGGCATCGCCACCAACTTCGGCGTCGAGTCCACCGGCCGCGTCGCCGACGACCTCGGCTACGCCACCGTCTACCTGACCGACGCGATGACCGGCCTCGACGCCACCGCCCACGACTTCGCCGTCTCCTACGTCTTCCCCCGCTTCGGCACCGCCACCACCGGCGCGGAGTACGTCGCCGCCCTCAGCCCGCCGGTCGCCTGA
- the pstC gene encoding phosphate ABC transporter permease subunit PstC, whose amino-acid sequence MSVDLLTEPAPPTPPDEVRRKIRGSTAPADVVFRWVARGGGGLVLLITGGIGVFLAYQAKPTLQTYGWKFFTEQSWNPEANQIGVAAVLFGTVVVATIAILISFPVALATSLYITEWAPRGLKKSLVALVDLMVAVPSIVYGLWGFFLLQPQIIHLSRWITDWFGWIPVFRVDTDPDAAIFDGATYASSAFIAGVVVAMMVMPIACAVMREVFDQTPRGEREAALALGSTGWGVVRAVVLPFGRGGIIGGTMLGLGRALGETIAVVMIVSPLFEINWHVLQSGSITISSMIALRYGEASGSQLNALMAAGLVLFVITLIVNLFAGFVVSRSRSGAGTEI is encoded by the coding sequence ATGAGCGTCGACCTGCTGACCGAACCCGCGCCGCCGACTCCACCGGACGAAGTACGGCGCAAGATCCGCGGCTCGACGGCGCCCGCCGACGTGGTGTTCCGCTGGGTCGCCCGCGGTGGCGGTGGGCTCGTCCTGCTGATCACCGGCGGGATCGGCGTCTTCCTGGCCTACCAGGCGAAACCGACCCTGCAGACGTACGGCTGGAAGTTCTTCACCGAGCAGTCCTGGAACCCCGAGGCGAACCAGATCGGCGTCGCCGCCGTCCTGTTCGGGACCGTCGTCGTCGCGACGATCGCGATCCTGATCTCGTTCCCGGTCGCGCTGGCGACCTCGCTCTACATCACCGAGTGGGCGCCGCGCGGCCTGAAGAAGTCGCTGGTCGCACTGGTCGACCTGATGGTCGCCGTCCCGTCGATCGTCTACGGCCTGTGGGGCTTCTTCCTGCTGCAGCCGCAGATCATCCACCTGTCCCGCTGGATCACCGACTGGTTCGGCTGGATCCCCGTGTTCCGGGTGGACACCGATCCCGACGCGGCGATCTTCGACGGCGCGACCTACGCGTCGTCGGCGTTCATCGCCGGGGTCGTGGTCGCGATGATGGTGATGCCGATCGCCTGCGCGGTGATGCGCGAGGTGTTCGACCAGACCCCGCGCGGCGAGCGCGAGGCCGCCCTGGCGCTCGGCTCGACCGGCTGGGGCGTCGTACGGGCGGTGGTGCTGCCGTTCGGTCGCGGCGGGATCATCGGCGGCACGATGCTCGGCCTCGGCCGCGCGCTCGGCGAGACGATCGCGGTGGTGATGATCGTGTCGCCGCTGTTCGAGATCAACTGGCACGTCCTGCAATCGGGCTCGATCACCATCTCCTCGATGATCGCCCTGCGGTACGGCGAAGCGTCGGGCTCGCAGCTGAACGCGCTGATGGCCGCCGGCCTGGTGCTGTTCGTGATCACCCTGATCGTCAACCTGTTCGCGGGCTTCGTGGTCTCCCGCAGCCGCAGCGGCGCCGGAACGGAGATCTGA